One Microlunatus soli genomic window carries:
- a CDS encoding alkaline phosphatase D family protein, with protein MSLPDAGRQLPVSRRTLLGGALGAGGLIVGSGLIDSGLPSASATPRLGRGGRPSLTHGLQSGDVTADSATIWTRADREARMFVEVSLDPEFRRSHTIPGARLRAETDFTGKTVLHGLPSGTEVYYRVTPYGRGDHDLAGQQLTGRFRTVSRRKGDVSFVWSGDLAGQGWGIDVDRGGFRIFEQMRKLSPDFYICNGDNIYSDGPIEATQEMPDGQIWHNLVTEEKSKVAETLDEYRGNYKYNLTDENIKRFYAEVAQIQQWDDHETHNNWYPGEILDDDAYTEKRVDVLKYRAQQAYHEYVPINPRYSDDGRVYRTLHQGPLLDVFVLDMRWYKDPNSPNRQEFNDGGILGLRQQRWLERELLHSRATWKVISNDLPLGEIVADGDTDYESVSNGDDGQPMGRELQIAEILRFIKRHKISNVVWVTTDVHYTAAHYFDPDKAAFSDFDPFWQFTSGPLNAGSFPASPVDKTFVPSRCSSSRPTTPTPRRRPSSSSSARSPSLPTVR; from the coding sequence ATGTCGCTGCCCGATGCTGGTCGTCAGCTCCCCGTTTCTCGCCGCACGCTGCTCGGCGGAGCCTTGGGAGCCGGGGGTCTGATTGTCGGGAGTGGTCTGATCGACTCCGGCCTGCCGTCCGCCTCCGCGACTCCCCGGCTGGGCCGCGGTGGGCGGCCGAGCCTGACCCACGGACTGCAGAGTGGCGATGTGACGGCCGACTCGGCGACGATCTGGACCAGGGCCGATCGGGAGGCTCGGATGTTCGTCGAGGTCAGTCTCGATCCCGAGTTCCGCCGTTCGCACACCATCCCGGGTGCGCGACTGCGGGCCGAGACCGACTTCACCGGCAAGACCGTGCTGCACGGGCTGCCGTCGGGCACCGAAGTCTACTATCGGGTGACGCCGTACGGTCGTGGTGATCATGATCTTGCCGGTCAACAGCTCACCGGACGGTTTCGCACCGTCAGCAGGCGCAAGGGCGACGTCTCCTTCGTCTGGTCCGGTGATCTTGCCGGTCAGGGCTGGGGGATCGACGTCGACCGCGGCGGATTCCGGATCTTCGAACAGATGCGGAAGTTGTCACCCGACTTCTACATCTGCAACGGCGACAACATCTACTCCGACGGTCCGATCGAGGCCACCCAGGAGATGCCCGACGGGCAGATCTGGCACAACCTGGTGACCGAGGAGAAGTCGAAGGTCGCCGAGACACTGGACGAATACCGCGGCAACTACAAGTACAACCTGACCGACGAGAACATCAAGAGGTTCTACGCCGAGGTCGCGCAGATCCAGCAGTGGGATGATCATGAGACCCACAACAACTGGTACCCGGGCGAGATCCTCGACGACGACGCCTACACCGAGAAGCGGGTCGACGTGCTGAAGTATCGCGCCCAGCAGGCCTACCACGAGTACGTCCCGATCAACCCGCGCTACTCCGACGACGGGCGGGTCTACCGGACCTTGCATCAGGGGCCGCTGTTGGACGTGTTCGTGCTGGACATGCGCTGGTACAAGGATCCGAACTCTCCGAACCGTCAGGAGTTCAACGACGGCGGCATCCTGGGTTTGCGACAGCAGCGTTGGCTGGAACGTGAACTGCTGCACTCCCGAGCGACCTGGAAGGTGATCTCCAACGACCTGCCGCTGGGGGAGATCGTTGCGGACGGTGACACCGACTACGAGTCGGTGTCCAACGGTGACGACGGTCAGCCGATGGGGCGCGAGCTACAGATCGCGGAGATCCTGCGTTTCATCAAGCGGCACAAGATCAGCAACGTCGTCTGGGTGACCACCGACGTGCACTACACGGCTGCGCACTACTTCGATCCGGACAAGGCGGCGTTCAGCGACTTCGATCCGTTCTGGCAGTTCACCAGCGGACCGCTGAACGCCGGCTCCTTCCCGGCCAGCCCGGTGGACAAGACGTTCGTGCCCAGCAGGTGTTCGTCAAGTCGCCCGACTACGCCAACGCCTCGCCGGCGACCGAGTTCCAGTTCTTCGGCCAGGTCACCATCGCTGCCGACAGTGAGGTGA